The Microtus ochrogaster isolate Prairie Vole_2 chromosome 10, MicOch1.0, whole genome shotgun sequence genome contains the following window.
TGAATATCAGTTACCTGCAGGCAATGTAGAAAatgttctcaaaatattttaacaagGAACATCACAGTTTCCTTGACCCTTGTTTTGTAAGAAGTATTTGATATTTAAACTTTTCTGGGAGATGATGTATATAgcatacacttttttttcttcacatctcTACtgatttgccccccccccatggtgtTTCCATTGTTTACTTTTGAACACACAATGTACAGGAGACTCGGGAACAAAACTCCGAAGCAGCGTATCTTTGCTGAAAACCACGAAGAATCTCAGAAGCCACATCTCTTGCACTTTCTGCATGTCTTTCATAACTTGTCTCCCTCCCACAAACAAGCTATAAAATTGATAACAATCTCTCTAAGGCAAGTTCAAAAAACTCTCCACAAACACAGCGCTAGAATATATAACTACTACTTTAAATAGCTCATGCTCTTGATTGAGATagtcagaaagaaaatttctGGTCTAACCTGAGAGTTGTCTTAAGACCCATGTTTTGGAAGGAGTCATGGAATGCCACACAGAGAAGTCGAGAAACCACTAACCAGGCCTTGCTAGGTTCTCCTTATTCTATAACTATTCTCTCCCATTCACTCCCTTCTCCAGGGCTGTGCATTCATTTAGTGGAGAGCTCAACAGCTTCCCCTTGGACCTGTTGGTCATGTAACACGTGACTGTGCTTTTCTCTAATTGGCCTGTTTTAGCTACAGAAATGTCAATGATCTTTATGCTGGGTAATAAAAGCAGCACGTCCTTTTGCTTCCACACATTTCATCAGACACATtgcattttcttcagtgcttagtatgaaaaatgcattaaaaataatgatagaaGAGGAGACACTGCTGGTGGTAGAGGCCTACAATCCTAACACTCAGTAGGCTaagaaaggagggcagagttCTAGGCCACACTGGACTACTGAGCATttactgtctcaaataaataaataaattttaagaagaagAGCTCAGAGCATGTGTCATTAGTCTCTTTTTCTGATACCAAGTATACAACTGAAACGTAAGGGTATTTTTGTCTAAAAATCTTCAAGTTTCTTGAAAGTTGTTAAAAATCAAGCTAAATAACCATGATATAACTAAATAAGAACTAATGATAATACAAAATGTTGAAATAATATTGTTCAAACTGTCCTGAGATATTTAAAGATCTTGTGTAAATAATCCAAAAGATTACAAAACGTAAGCAAAGCCAGATGTTAAAATATgtgacatatatgcatatataatctTAAAGGACCCTATAAAGCTTTCAAAACGCATCAAATAATAGGCACGGAAAATTTAGATTTTAATGTACCACTTTTATTTATCAATTCAAATGATCAACTGTCAGaagacattctttaaaaaaacgTCTCTGGAGGTCAACAACACACCAGAATATATTAAACGTGTGTGGATTGGAGTGACGTGAAGTTACAAATATTGTCTTCTTTATAAAAAGGTATAAAGAAGATGGGATAGCCAAGTAATACCAATTTATAAAACATACTTAAAATGTTGGTCAGCAAAAGAGATAACAGCAGATTTAAGGGACTGAATAGGCATTGCCCACTCGAACACACTATTCATCTTTCAAAGAGttcaaaacagaggaagaaaaagaaaagcaactggtCCTCACAACACTTTGAAAACTTCTGGGATGTAGGAGGTGCTGCTGGGCACCCAGTTCTTGCTGAGTTAAAACTGGCCCTAGAGTAGCTAGGTCTCTCTCTTCTCAAGATACTAGCAGGGTCCTTGGCAACTGCTCTGCACGGGTGAGAATTAGGAAGTTCTGACTTCTCTCCATCACACCCCAAGCCAAGGACTGGGGCACCCGGAAGTGCCCATGGGTGGGGCCGGCGTCCCTGGAGCGCAAATCCGGAGCTTCCGCGTGTCCCGAGGGGCGGGACGCTGAGTGCTCCGGGGGCGGGGCTGGCGCAGGCCCCGCCCCTGCGCCACGCCCTCCGGCTATGGCCAGGGCTGGGGCCCGTCCGGATCCGGGTCCGGGTCCGGGTCCGGGTCCGGGTAGCACAGGCCGGCGGCGGCTTCTCTGAGCGGCCGCTCGCCGCCGTCTTGTGGCGGGCGCGCGCCCTGCTGTTCCAGGCGCAGCTGCAGCAGGGCCCGGCGGTACATGACCTCCAGCTTCTCTAACCGGGCTCGCAGCGCCCGGGGGCTGCCCGGCTCGTCGTCGGGGCCTCCGCCTCTCGCCTTGCGGTGGGTGGCGGGCTCGTCCGGGCCTCCGAGGGTGGCGTCGCGTTCGTCGGCGTTGTTGTCGCCGGGCGGCAGCCGCAGAGCCTGGCGGAAGAGGCTGCGGTTCTCGCGCTTCAGCCGCCGGTTCTCCAGGCGCAGGCGGGCGTTCTCTTCGCGCAGCCGCGCGTTCTGCCGGTCCCGCTCGTCGCGCGCGCGCACGGCCTCCAGGTGGCTGGCNNNNNNNNNNNNNNNNNNNNNNNNNNNNNNNNNNNNNNNNNNNNNNNNNNNNNNNNNNNNNNNNNNNNNNNNNNNNNNNNNNNNNNNNNNNNNNNNNNNNNNNNNNNNNNNNNNNNNNNNNNNNNNNNNNNNNNNNNNNNNNTCCCGCGCCGGGTGGCGCCACCACGCATGCGCCACATCGGTCCGGTCTGGTCGAGCCGCCAGCTCCGAGGGCCGAGGGGCCACGCGCGCGGGGGCGCGGGCGATTTGAGGCCCGTCCGGGGCGCTCGGTGGCGGGCGGAGGAAGAAAGGTGGCGGGGCGGCTCTGGCGGGAGGCCAGTGGAGGCCGGGAGTTGGCCCGAGCTGAGGCGTGTCCTTGTCTCTGGCGGCCGAGCGGCCCCCCGAGCCTGCGGTCGGTCCCTGCTTGGCGCACACACGACGCCCCTGGGGATCGCTCTGCTGTTCAGCCCGGTGTCCGCGCCAGGGACAGCAGTGTCCTCCGCTGGGTGCTGCCACGGCTTCCCTGCCTGCGGACTTGGGCACTGCGGGAACAAGCCCGCCTCGCGTGCTCTCCTGCACAGCCTCCAGTGCTTACCTCGCCACTTACATAGGAGGCTCAGAACTAATAAAATGAGTTCTGAGACTACTATGGGGCAAATTGAATTTATAATTACACTTTTTGGAAGCTACCTGCTTAACCACGCCCATGTTTAAGACTCACAGGACATTATTGGCCTGAGCATCTGCCATGGGGTGCTTAGAATCCAACAGGTAGCAGTACTCCAAGCATTGGAGTAGATCCCAATTTCTTGCCATCCTGTTCATTGGAACTTTATAATAAAGCTATAAGGGGACGTTTGTTCAAGACAGTCCTCAGAATATATGAAATTCAAGACTCATAATTTAGTCGAGATGCTGACATTCAGCTGGTTCCAAACTATCTGGAGAGAATTGAATACATATCATTGTTGGAAGCACATTTCTGGTTTTCCTAAGGATCTCAGCTTACCAATGCCTTGTATTATTGCAAGTAAAGGATTACATACTGAAGTCAGAGTCTTTGAGAAATACATAGTAGCAATCTGTTTCAAGCAAGGttctgttaaatttttaaattccataAGCTCTCCAAAACCATTGGAACAAGGAGACGAACAAGTAGCACATAGAAGAACTATGATTGGAGTAAGTTGCTAGGAGAACAAATAGTTACTCAATTatgatcctctttttttttcccagcaaacACTAAACTACCACAAATTTACTTCAGCCCTAAACAGTCATTTCATGGAATAAGTAACCAATTCAGTGGATTTAGTTAAAGAAAAGCTGTCATTTCTATATGTACATTAAATGCAGACAGCACCTGACCTCTCTGTAGACTACTGAgctaaaaatatgatttttcttgTTGTATCCAGAGAGTGTAGTAGGGCGGAGAAGATTTGCTCCCTGGTTTGGATGTGACAACTATTAAGAGTCTGGAATAACTGCATACCTCATaagaaagtataataaaaatatgacagGAATCACCACCTACATATTATAAATTAGGTAACAACCCATTTTTATTAGCTTTCTTCGTTTTAGCTCATCTATAAAATTATAGCGTTTTACTATTTTCCAGATTCAAGTTGTGTCACTTCTCTTGTACACTATCATACAATCAAATGCTCCATTTGTCTCTTAATGTTTTGCTCAAGAATACTGGCTCTGGTTGAATAGGAAGGCAGACCTCCATGGTCTCCTATTCAGACCCCACTCAGCTAATAAATACTTCTATCTCGGTTATGAAGTAATGCTTGATATCCTGTCAAGCAGATACAACAGATTAGAGAGGATCAGAGTTGTATTACTAGTCTGTTTACTACTGcaaataattatatgtattttcacAAGAGAACAGAATCTTAATATTGTGATTGTGATTGTGCAAATGTGATGTGCATTTTCTtgtaaaagaagaggaaaggtagagaatgaaaacaaagaagagaaagatgagtaACAACCAAAAAGGTGACTAAAACTCATGAAGActgtcttttataaaatatttaccatTTAATGTGTGGGTACTTCGtctgcatgtctgtatgtctTAAGTAAGCCTGGTGcctccagagaccagaagacaaagACAttgtcagatccctgggactggaaCAGTAGGTTGTAAGCATCTGTTGGAGATTGAGAAGAGAACTTGGTTCCTCTAGAAGGCtaaagagtcagtgctcttaactgctgagtcatgtctAAAATCCTGAAGGTTGCCTTATTAATGAACATTCACCTATGGATAAAGGAGAGTCCATCAGTATTCCTCAACTGGAATTGAGAACAATGTAAGTTCTAAATTAAAAAGGGGTTCAGGACAGCAGAGTGATTCAAATGATCACTATCAAAATTATTGgtgtatatttaaatttagatttatttagagTAATATGTCAATAATTGTAtaaccttgatggaggaaggtcaatgGTTaactataataaagaaactgcttggcctctaggttaaaatataggtggtggagtaaacagaacagaatactgggaggaagaggaagtgagctcagactccacagctctgctctctgaagcagatgcgatggagcaagccaccaggtcagatatgctaaatctttcctggtaagcgcacctagtggtgctatgcagattattagaaatgggttagacaaaatatgagaattagcccataagaggctagagctagtgggccaagcagtgtttaaaagaatacagtctccgtgtaattatttcggggcataagcatgtgggcggccgggtgccagggacacagccccgccgctcttattacaataTAACCTGGAAAtcaatattgcatttatttatagaaattgtAACTAGTACATTATACTTCCTCATATAATTTATAGTGGTCTACACATAAAAATACTACAATAGTGGGTATAATAAgtatttcatttatatgaaaataaaaaactcatAGAAAATTATGGAACTTTGCTAATGCTAAAAACATGGTGTTGCAATAGAgcttagaagaagaaaatgtataaaatataagaattccTACGAAAAACAGACTCCTTCATTTCATGAACAGATGCTTCCGAAGAGAAGCATCACCTGCTGGCTTCCTGGAAAGGTCTTTAAGAACATaggtcatttttttcctgaaaacacaCTTTTCTTCAGCTGTGTTTACTAAGGAAGACTCAAGGCAGTAGAGCAAGGAGGGCTTGTCTGCCCACTGGAGAAGAGGGCAAAGGGAAAACTTCTGGATAAATGTTACAGTTCTAGGTCAAGTGTAAAGCTGTGGGGAATTCCAGTCAACCACTTCAACTTTTCATTTAAGAAACATCAAAGAATAATTATAAGACTCTTAAAAGAGGtttggaatttaaaaagaaatgccttAAGAGTAGTTTGCTTTGTTTGAACAACCTTTAGCTCCATCATTCTTTTCTGTAAAGAGGATTCTTCTTAGTTATTTGTTCCCCACGTATACCCCATGCCCATTCTTATTTAACAACCTAAATCTTGCATTTAAAAGTAGTCTCCGAAATTGATAAAAGAAATTAATCTATGAAGTTTACCATTACTGTGCTCTTTAGTCTATAATGCctcaaaatacttttataaatccTGTAGTTGAGAAAAGCTATGTCCACATATTGCAGAGAAGTTTTTATTTGGCCTGCACTTGACATATTTGTTTTAGTATTTCTCAAAACAAATTTAAGATTTCAGCTATtgaatatattacatttatagtCTAATTATCCTGTCCTAGTTAGATTAATGCCCTATGAGAAGAGATAGCAGAGGCCTTGCTTCTAACTCTGGCTTCTCCTACAGAGACATAGAAAAAAGGTGGCCATCTGTTAACCTGCAAGACCTTCACCAGTGGACTAAATCAGCCCAATGAAAAATCTTGATCATAGAACTGTCATCCTCCAAAACTATGAAAAGTAATTCTGGTTGCATATGCCATTCAGTTTAGGAATGTCTTATAGCAACCTGAGCTAATAATTACTCTATGTTTTAGGTTGGTTATTTGGATTGtaaaaaatatgttaatttgAAATTCATATCGCACTACTCCTAAATCTGAGTCAGTTCAAGGTAcattctgtagctttggagaacCCATATGATATTCTCTtgtgcttggcctttgatagatATTCTTGAAAAACAATTCAACAGAATCAGGAATCAACCTAGAGATATGCCTTTGCATAGGTCTATGAGAGATTTCTCAGGCAGGAgtaaatggagaaagaagaattGTCTAGGATGTGTCCCACTTTCCCTGTGAAGGACCAGATATAGAGAGGtacaaggaaaagaaatgctGTTTACTTGCCTGCCTTTTGCTTCTTCCTGGTGAGTGAAtttattctgttgttttgttgttactaCAGTTGCTGTTTCTGTGACTGCCATTCTGTACTAATACCAGGTCCTTACTTCTTCAGCTTTCTAACACAGACTGAAGACCATCAGCTCTGCAGGAATCCTCCAGACCTCCAGTGCCAGCTTTGGGTTCCTGAGGTACCCAGCTTCATGGATTGAGTAGTTCTCTACTTCTCTGGCATACTTGAGCTGGTTacttttatgtcatcttgacataAGTCATAATCATTTGGGAaggaggaacctcaattgaggaagtaactccaccagactggcctgtggataaacctgtagtgcattttcttgattaataatttatgtgggaggacccagctcactgtgagcaaTCCCCTCacagctggtggtcctgggtgctataagtaAACCGACTAAGCACTCCATAAGGAGTAGGCTAGAAGACATCGcacctgcatggcctctgcatcaactcctgtctCAAGGTCTCCTCCTTGTTTTGAGTTCCTTCTGTGATGACCCTGAGTAATGTACTATGCAATggaactaaaaatttaaataaatcctttccttcccttgcTCTTGATCatggtcttttatcacagcaatagaaactctaagacactgtTGATTATCATGGTTATGATATCCAGCCACTGTTATGTAAGTCAATCtaatattccatttttataattcattctaatagttctgttcctttagggAATTCTACCACACTTTCATTTTTACAATACATACGTATATCAGAGCAGCATATTATAGACCAGaagtatatgcaaatattatatGCAATCATACCTCAACAAAACAGGAAATGTTGGTCAGATAATGCCAATAATTGTTGGGAGTCTTTATCCCACCTGTCAGCTTCCAAATCacaacacagaaacttattaCTTATGAAatcttggtcaatagcttaggcttgtttctattagctcttataacttaacccatttctattcatctatatgcTTCAAGGTAGCTCAAGGCTATTACCTCTCCTCCTGTATGTCTTGattgttctctgtctctcagtgtctctgccttcttcccagaattctctctgcccccaaatccTACCTAAGTATTGActgtttactcttttttaaaaccaatcctagtgacacatcttcacagtgtacaaaaagattattccacaatatCTAATCAATAGTTTTTAATCTGGTACTGAAATTCTTTAGTGtgtcttatattttaaacattcctCACATAAA
Protein-coding sequences here:
- the Tusc1 gene encoding tumor suppressor candidate gene 1 protein, translating into MGVVKQVASKKLPKSAGREAVAAPSGGHCCPWRGHRAEQQSDPQGRRVCAKQGPTAGSGGRSAARDKDTPQLGPTPGLHWPPARAAPPPFFLRPPPSAPDGPQIARAPARVAPRPSELAARPDRTDVAHACHLEAVRARDERDRQNARLREENARLRLENRRLKRENRSLFRQALRLPPGDNNADERDATLGGPDEPATHRKARGGGPDDEPGSPRALRARLEKLEVMYRRALLQLRLEQQGARPPQDGGERPLREAAAGLCYPDPDPDPDPDPDGPQPWP